The following coding sequences lie in one Apium graveolens cultivar Ventura chromosome 1, ASM990537v1, whole genome shotgun sequence genomic window:
- the LOC141678736 gene encoding uncharacterized protein LOC141678736 yields MQVLMWVLKFLIILSSIHLTLQESPACSGIDRAALLGLKAVIFKDTTGILASWIGQDCCDGGWEGIQCNPKTGRVTQLQLQRPERDISIFMKGSLSSSLGDLRFLEVMIISGMKRIGGSIPESFSNLTRLTQLVLEDNVLEGNIPLSLGQLPFLMAISLSGNRLSGPIPTTIGNLRNIVQLTLARNFLEGPIPATFKNLLRLQYLDLSHNSLSGFIPLYIGQLKNLTFLDFSNNQLSGEIPSSLGSLASLSDLSLSHNQFTGKIPDEIGHLKTLTSLSLSLNQLSGQIPETLSQLQNLWYLNFSGNALSDPVPSAFDKGLPSLLSIDLSYNKLNLGTVPVWIRSRELSDVNLAGCNLNGTLPVFTQPNSLTSIDLSENHFTDGISYFFTKMSRLHKAKLSNNQLKSDLSMITLPTGLTSLDLNSNQLYGSLSSILNRISNSMQTIDLTNNEISGSLPEFSEGSSLTLLNIGSNKITGEIPNSISNLVTLERLDISRNQVTGMIPASLGLLLKLQWLDLSINALVGKIPVSLLDIEKLSHANFRANKLCGMIPQGRPFNTFPSTAYGHNLCLCGKPLSPCKA; encoded by the coding sequence ATGCAGGTTCTGATGTGGGTTTTGAAGTTCTTGATTATTCTTTCATCCATTCATCTTACTTTGCAAGAATCACCAGCATGCTCAGGCATTGACAGAGCTGCACTTCTCGGTTTAAAAGCCGTTATCTTTAAGGACACAACTGGGATTCTAGCCTCATGGATAGGTCAGGATTGCTGTGATGGAGGTTGGGAAGGGATTCAATGCAACCCGAAAACAGGAAGAGTGACACAGCTGCAATTGCAGAGGCCAGAGAGGGATATTTCAATTTTCATGAAGGGCAGTCTTTCTTCTTCTCTGGGTGATTTGAGGTTCTTGGAAGTGATGATTATCAGTGGGATGAAAAGAATTGGAGGAAGCATTCCTGAAAGCTTCTCGAATCTTACACGCCTCACACAACTAGTCTTGGAAGACAATGTACTTGAGGGCAACATTCCTTTAAGTTTAGGCCAGTTGCCCTTTCTTATGGCAATATCATTAAGTGGCAATCGTTTATCTGGTCCTATTCCTACAACCATTGGGAATTTAAGAAACATTGTCCAGCTTACGTTGGCGAGAAACTTCCTTGAAGGTCCTATCCCAGCCACATTTAAGAATCTTCTTAGGTTACAGTATCTTGATCTTAGTCACAATTCCTTATCTGGGTTCATCCCACTTTACATAGGCCAGCTCAAAAATCTGACTTTCCTTGATTTTTCCAACAATCAGTTATCAGGTGAAATTCCAAGCTCTTTAGGCAGTCTAGCAAGTCTTTCAGACTTGTCTCTAAGCCATAATCAATTCACTGGGAAGATCCCGGATGAAATTGGGCATCTAAAGACTCTTACCAGTTTGTCACTGAGCTTGAACCAGCTTAGTGGTCAAATTCCGGAAACTTTATCACAGCTACAGAACCTATGGTACCTCAACTTCTCAGGAAATGCACTTTCAGATCCTGTGCCTAGTGCCTTTGACAAAGGCCTTCCTTCTTTGTTGTCAATAGATTTGTCATACAACAAGCTTAACTTAGGGACAGTTCCCGTATGGATTAGGAGCAGAGAACTCTCTGATGTCAATTTAGCCGGATGCAACCTTAATGGAACGCTCCCAGTCTTCACACAACCAAATTCCTTGACCTCCATCGATCTATCCGAAAACCATTTCACTGATGGGATTTCATATTTCTTCACAAAAATGTCCCGCTTGCACAAGGCCAAGTTGTCAAACAATCAACTAAAGTCTGACCTTTCTATGATTACATTGCCAACAGGACTTACCTCTCTTGATCTCAATTCCAATCAACTATATGGGTCTCTTTCAAGTATCTTGAACAGGATAAGCAACTCTATGCAAACTATTGACTTGACAAACAATGAAATTTCAGGGAGTCTTCCTGAATTCTCCGAAGGCTCAAGTTTGACATTGCTCAACATAGGGAGCAACAAGATTACTGGCGAAATTCCTAATTCTATCTCAAACCTAGTTACACTTGAGAGGTTAGACATTTCGAGAAATCAAGTAACAGGCATGATACCTGCAAGCTTAGGGTTGTTGCTCAAGTTGCAATGGTTGGATCTGTCCATCAATGCACTTGTAGGAAAAATTCCAGTAAGCTTGCTAGATATCGAGAAACTAAGTCATGCAAACTTCAGGGCAAACAAATTATGTGGCATGATTCCACAAGGAAGGCCATTCAATACATTCCCTTCAACCGCTTATGGCCATAATCTGTGCTTATGTGGAAAGCCATTGTCACCATGCAAGGCATAG